Proteins encoded in a region of the Gigantopelta aegis isolate Gae_Host chromosome 13, Gae_host_genome, whole genome shotgun sequence genome:
- the LOC121387639 gene encoding uncharacterized PE-PGRS family protein PE_PGRS54-like, which yields MAQKWKCFLFITERSGLQSVLAVCKKQISPKGLTTITWLPDPKATIIFGQTTPNPQNVINGVDPYQTKHDLGSVAKTNSVADKNLHSMAIGTRDPLLTYDNFGNSVSNVYDPNTNTAATGSNLVSNSANDVSVGDTPMSGSVVVTNLSSSPVADRNTNMAAGSLTDTASSAGSVDALGNTVGDTGAVAGSSSPPGTEYFINVGVRDGGRGGGGVASSSSGTDPHGTGGALGGAISDPSVTDPSGNTVIGEAGGVAGSSHVDPPGNSAALVGGSISGTDSLGNTAVADVGGTGVTGGGAGGVTGGVGAGEGVLSSSSQDPFRNTAVVGEGTVSGSPGTDYFSNTGTGGHVGGQDTAGSPGTDPYGNTGVVGGGGVSETSFGNIGQASEGVSGTASTDNFGNPTGVLGGSYDASGSSIRDPFGNSGLVGEATDGGQVVSGPSGTFVDATGNTATDTGPAIYDPSGTHPFSNTVGERGGGSGGVTVYDPSGLQPTSNTGSVAEATAGPSVTHPFSNIVGGKTEGGGVGGGSIYDPSGTQPSGNTGTHPYSNAVGAVGAGGGGGGGVDRVGTSQAWSSGTGSVASTADGGAGGPVSSSSGTATVSQRTGSQAVDNFNYFKKLFAGQSDSWIRKLSDSMGQLSQSQIQTILTKLKSAIAQTSATRRPTPVATTSQSQFRPTNRGWQFPSTTVRPVTVNSATVLSVTVNSATVLSVTVNSATVLSVTVNSTTGI from the exons AGAGAAGTGGTTTGCAGTCTGTGCTTGCAGTTTGTAAAAAACAGATATCACCAAAAG gtttGACGACAATAACATGGCTACCAGACCCCAAAGCGACGATTATTTTTGGACAGACAACACCAAACCCACAGAATGTAATCAATG GTGTAGATCCATATCAAACTAAACATGATCTTGGCTCCGTGGCAAAAACGAACTCCGTGGCTGACAAGAATCTGCACTCAATGGCTATTGGAACCCGAGATCCTCTGTTAACTTACGACAACTTTGGAAACAGTGTATCCAACGTGTACGACCCCAATACGAACACTGCGGCTACTGGTTCAAATCTTGTCTCAAACAGCGCCAACGACGTCAGTGTTGGTGACACCCCAATGTCAGGGAGTGTCGTCGTGACCAACCTCTCCTCTTCACCGGTGGCGGACCGGAATACCAACATGGCCGCAGGAAGTCTTACAGACACGGCCAGTAGCGCAGGATCTGTGGACGCTCTTGGTAATACTGTAGGAGATACAGGAGCAGTAGCTGGCTCCTCCAGCCCTCCTGGCACAGAGTATTTCATTAATGTAGGAGTAAGAGATGGCGGAAGAGGAGGAGGGGGAGTGGCATCAAGCTCCTCTGGTACAGACCCTCACGGAACTGGAGGAGCATTAGGAGGAGCTATATCTGACCCTTCTGTAACGGATCCTTCGGGTAATACAGTAATAGGAGAAGCAGGAGGGGTAGCAGGCTCCTCCCATGTGGATCCTCCCGGGAACTCAGCAGCATTAGTAGGAGGTTCAATATCTGGGACGGATTCTTTGGGAAATACAGCAGTAGCCGATGTAGGAGGAACAGGCGTAACGGGAGGAGGTGCAGGAGGAGTAACAGGAGGGGTAGGAGCAGGGGAAGGGGTATTAAGCTCCTCTAGCCAAGATCCTTTCAGAAATACAGCTGTTGTAGGAGAAGGAACAGTATCTGGTTCCCCCGGCACTGATTACTTCAGTAACACAGGAACAGGAGGACACGTGGGAGGACAAGACACAGCTGGGTCCCCGGGAACTGATCCTTATGGTAATACAGGAGTggtaggaggaggaggagtatCTGAAACCTCTTTCGGTAACATAGGACAAGCATCAGAAGGGGTGTCTGGCACGGCTAGTACAGATAATTTCGGCAACCCAACTGGAGTATTGGGAGGATCTTATGATGCATCTGGCTCCTCCATTAGGGATCCCTTTGGAAATTCAGGCCTAGTGGGAGAAGCAACAGACGGGGGACAAGTAGTATCGGGTCCATCTGGTACGTTTGTAGATGCTACTGGTAATACAGCAACAGACACAGGACCAGCAATATATGACCCCTCTGGGACACACCCTTTCAGTAATACAGTAGGAGAAAGGGGAGGAGGCAGCGGAGGAGTTACAGTATATGACCCCTCTGGACTTCAACCCACCAGTAATACTGGATCAGTAGCAGAAGCGACAGCTGGCCCATCTGTTACACATCCTTTCAGCAATATTGTAGGAGGGAAAACGGAAGGAGGAGGCGTGGGAGGAGGTTCAATATACGATCCTTCTGGCACACAACCTTCCGGTAATACTGGCACACATCCTTACAGCAATGCAGTAGGAGCAGTAGGggcaggaggaggaggaggaggaggagtagaCAGAGTAGGAACGTCACAAGCTTGGTCCTCGGGCACGGGATCAGTGGCTAGTACAGCAGACGGAGGAGCAGGTGGACCAGTGTCTAGTTCTTCCGGGACAGCTACTGTCAGCCAGAGAACAG GCAGCCAGGCCGTGGATAATTTCAACTATTTCAAGAAACTGTTCGCCGGTCAGTCTGACAGCTGGATACGGAAGCTATCTGATTCAATGGGCCAACTTTCTCAAAGTCAAATTCAAACCATACTGACAAAACTGAAGTCAGCCATCGCACAAACGAGTGCCACACGTAGACCGACACCAG TTGCTACAACGAGTCAGTCCCAGTTCCGCCCAACAAACAGGGGATGGCAGTTTCCCTCAACAACAGTCCGCCCGGTCACAGTCAACTCCGCCACGGTTCTATCCGTCACAGTCAACTCCGCCACGGTTCTATCCGTCACAGTCAACTCCGCCACGGTTCTATCCGTCACAGTCAACTCGACGACAGGTATCTAG